Proteins found in one Nocardia brasiliensis ATCC 700358 genomic segment:
- a CDS encoding DUF6875 domain-containing protein, translating to MSPRTHVGPRTGLEWCNVYDDPDAWAERNPHAGTLLRYLADRLTHPDPALGRDGPVCPFVRHTMTHHSLWVAVVPGAQPAVDTMTAAVDDAFEIYRALRAAAGRDAGMLAAITLFPDLTRYGPVDAVHRARKTAVVAEGLMLGQFYPGCGVSGLWNKDFRPLDAPLPMLVIRKMMNTDFPFLVERTEWLYAYLTQVAPDLPRRLRWSIAERLQRTGVADDGITDLRVHSPGEHAR from the coding sequence GTGAGCCCACGCACCCACGTAGGGCCGCGTACCGGCCTCGAATGGTGCAATGTCTACGACGATCCGGACGCTTGGGCGGAGCGAAACCCCCACGCGGGCACGCTGTTACGGTACCTCGCCGACCGATTGACCCATCCGGATCCCGCCCTGGGCCGCGACGGGCCGGTGTGTCCCTTTGTGCGCCATACGATGACGCATCACAGCCTGTGGGTCGCCGTCGTGCCCGGCGCGCAACCGGCTGTCGACACCATGACCGCCGCGGTGGACGACGCCTTCGAGATCTATCGCGCGCTGCGCGCCGCCGCCGGACGCGACGCCGGCATGCTGGCAGCCATCACGCTGTTTCCCGACCTCACCCGGTACGGTCCGGTCGACGCGGTGCATCGGGCGCGCAAGACCGCGGTGGTGGCCGAGGGGCTGATGCTCGGCCAGTTCTATCCGGGCTGCGGCGTATCCGGGCTGTGGAACAAGGACTTCCGCCCGCTCGACGCGCCACTGCCGATGCTGGTGATCCGCAAGATGATGAACACCGACTTCCCGTTTCTCGTCGAACGCACCGAATGGCTGTACGCGTATCTGACCCAGGTGGCGCCCGACCTCCCGCGCCGTCTTCGCTGGTCGATAGCCGAACGGCTGCAACGGACCGGGGTCGCCGACGATGGCATCACCGACCTGCGTGTTCACTCGCCGGGCGAACACGCCCGCTGA
- a CDS encoding alpha/beta hydrolase, which translates to MRRLMRCLVSLLVLLAAIVPAVTAGADPDSRILDVRPLGGRQLEVVVHSAAMNKPITLWMSHPGAGAPALYLLNAVDGGEDGGPWMRRTDVADFFADKNVNVIVPIGGRASFYTDWLQDDPALGRNQWTTFLTRELPPLLESRFDMTGRNAVAGLSMSATSALNLAIGAPGMYQAVGAYSGCPRTSDAGAQALVTSQLAVFGANAANMWGAPDNPAWLAHDPTVQAERLRGVALYVSSGTGAPGEHDNISDTGVDGNPVRLIDRVLVGGVMETVVGGCTRPFVDRLHQLGIPVTANLRPAGTHAWTYWQDDVHLSWPLFAAAIGA; encoded by the coding sequence ATGCGCCGGCTGATGCGTTGCCTGGTTTCCCTGCTCGTGCTGCTCGCCGCGATCGTCCCGGCCGTGACGGCGGGCGCCGATCCCGATTCCCGCATCCTCGACGTGCGGCCGCTCGGCGGACGGCAACTAGAGGTGGTCGTGCATTCCGCGGCGATGAACAAGCCCATCACCCTGTGGATGTCGCACCCCGGCGCCGGCGCGCCCGCGCTGTATCTGCTCAACGCCGTCGACGGCGGCGAGGACGGCGGGCCGTGGATGCGCCGCACCGACGTCGCGGACTTCTTCGCGGACAAGAACGTCAACGTGATCGTGCCGATCGGCGGGCGGGCCAGCTTCTACACCGACTGGCTGCAGGACGATCCCGCGCTCGGCCGCAATCAGTGGACCACCTTCCTGACCAGGGAACTGCCGCCGCTACTGGAATCGCGGTTCGACATGACGGGCCGCAATGCCGTTGCGGGACTTTCCATGTCGGCGACCTCGGCGCTGAACCTGGCGATCGGCGCGCCCGGGATGTACCAGGCGGTCGGGGCCTACAGCGGTTGCCCGCGCACCAGCGACGCCGGGGCGCAGGCGCTGGTCACCTCGCAGCTCGCGGTGTTCGGCGCGAACGCCGCGAACATGTGGGGCGCGCCGGACAATCCGGCGTGGCTCGCGCACGATCCGACGGTGCAGGCCGAACGCCTGCGCGGGGTGGCGCTGTACGTCTCCTCGGGCACCGGTGCGCCCGGCGAGCACGACAACATCAGCGACACCGGGGTCGACGGGAATCCCGTTCGGCTGATCGATCGAGTCCTGGTCGGCGGCGTGATGGAGACCGTCGTCGGCGGCTGCACCCGGCCGTTCGTGGATCGGCTGCACCAGCTCGGCATTCCGGTCACCGCGAACCTGCGCCCGGCGGGCACGCACGCCTGGACCTACTGGCAGGACGACGTGCACCTGTCCTGGCCGCTGTTCGCCGCGGCCATCGGTGCTTGA